The following proteins are co-located in the Xyrauchen texanus isolate HMW12.3.18 chromosome 41, RBS_HiC_50CHRs, whole genome shotgun sequence genome:
- the pus3 gene encoding tRNA pseudouridine(38/39) synthase, with the protein MAEEALLARVKALEEEVDRLKELLKAEKDGAGAGESAKASSNLHSEHLKCQQSEENRSKGKKRGAERPFDFSAHPCRHVALRLAYLGWQYQGFAVQENTDNTVEARLFEALLKTKLIQDRQTSNYHRCGRTDKGVSAFSQVISIDLRSLQFGGGLGVTVPVGVEAKGKAASEELPYVKMLNRVLPQDIRILQWAPVDTGFSARFDCQSRTYRYYFPRGDLDVELMAEAAKRYEGTHDFRNLCKMDVGNGVLQFQRTILSATVRPAQLNSTCPNDPIQLYVFQVKGLAFLYHQVRCMMALLLLIGQRLETSEIVDQLLDVEKNPRKPQYSMAVDYPLVLYDCHFEGVNWRTEPVEESHVLNSLHQHWVQTAVKTQVLLGMIQGLQNTATGETSSSLQCWLMEGSRQRKYQPLLERPRCESLESKIQHFVKRGRLEQEEGENGQETTVFRGKRSKNYHPTTTNQLQEQNQGANTEDCPLQNM; encoded by the exons ATGGCAGAGGAAGCCCTACTGGCACGTGTCAAGGCTTTGGAAGAAGAGGTGGATAGATTGAAAGAGCTACTGAAAGCAGAGAAAGATGGAGCTGGTGCTGGTGAGAGTGCTAAAGCATCATCCAATCTTCATTCAGAGCACCTAAAATGTCAACAAAGTGAGGAAAACAGGAGCAAAGGAAAGAAACGAGGAGCAGAGAGGCCCTTTGATTTCTCTGCCCACCCTTGCCGGCATGTGGCACTGCGGCTGGCATATCTCGGCTGGCAGTATCAAGGCTTCGCTGTCCAGGAAAACACAGATAACACTGTGGAAGCCCGACTTTTTGAGGCACTGCTGAAAACTAAACTGATACAAGACAGACAGACTTCCAACTATCACCGCTGTGGCCGTACGGATAAAGGTGTCAGTGCTTTCTCTCAG GTTATATCCATTGACCTGCGTTCTTTACAGTTTGGAGGGGGTTTAGGTGTTACTGTTCCTGTTGGCGTGGAGGCCAAAGGCAAAGCTGCCTCAGAAGAATTACCATATGTGAAGATGCTAAATAGAGTTCTGCCTCAGGACATTAGGATTCTGCAATGGGCTCCTGTAGATACCGGCTTCAGTGCACGTTTTGACTGTCAGTCCAGAACCTACAGATACTACTTTCCTCGTGGAGACTTGGATGTGGAACTCATGGCTGAGGCCGCCAAACG GTATGAGGGCACACATGACTTCAGGAACCTTTGTAAGATGGACGTGGGTAACGGAGTCTTACAGTTTCAAAGAACCATCCTGTCTGCCACCGTTCGGCCAGCCCAACTCAACTCCACCTGCCCTAATGACCCTATCCAGCTCTATGTGTTTCAGGTCAAAGGTCTTGCTTTCCTGTATCACCAG GTTCGCTGTATGATGGCTTTGCTGCTTCTTATTGGACAGAGGCTTGAAACTTCAGAAATCGTTGATCAGCTGCTGGATGTGGAGAAAAACCCAAGGAAACCTCAATACAG TATGGCGGTGGATTACCCGCTGGTGCTTTATGACTGTCATTTCGAGGGTGTAAACTGGAGGACAGAACCTGTGGAGGAGAGCCATGTCCTGAACTCTCTGCACCAACACTGGGTTCAGACCGCAGTCAAGACCCAAGTTCTGCTTGGCATGATACAGGGCCTTCAGAACACAGCCACAG gtGAGACGTCGTCCTCTCTGCAGTGTTGGCTAATGGAAGGTTCCAGACAGAGGAAGTACCAGCCTCTTCTAGAGCGGCCACGCTGTGAGAGTTTGGAGTCCAAGATCCAGCACTTTGTGAAGAGAGGACGACTGGAACAAGAGGAAGGAGAGAATGGGCAGGAGACCACTGTGTTCAGGGGGAAACGATCAAAAAATTACCacccaacaacaacaaaccaacTTCAAGAGCAAAACCAAGGAGCAAATACTGAGGATTGTCCCTTACAAAACATGTAA
- the naglu gene encoding alpha-N-acetylglucosaminidase: MIHCIRSAFFALLLVTMLQIVCSDFHTLAHLRAKASDKTQSRAVVDLLKRLLGNRSRDFIVSVNRTLSNDSLDVCELQSAKNNKILAVGNTGVAVATGIYNYLKYFCNCHVSWSGDQLNLPRPLPPLTGVLRINTPHRFRYYQNVCTQSYTTVWWDWQRWQREIDWMALNGINLPLAFTGQEALWQEVYLCLGLNQTEIDRFFTGPGFLAWNRMGNLFQWGGPLPQSWHVKQLYLQFKILDRMRAFGMIPVLPAFSGIVPEGITRLFPKANVTKLSPWSHFNCTYSCAYVLDPRDPLFQRIGALFLSQVIKEFGTDHIYNTDTFNEMIPASSDPTYLASISRAVFSTMTSVDSEAIWLMQGWLFISDPLFWRPDQVKALLHGVPLGRMIVLDLFAESMPVYSSTNSFYGQPFIWCMLQNFGGNSGLFGTVDRINSGPFDALRFPNSTLVGLGLTPEGIEQNPVVYELMSELAWQKEPVNLFKWVSLYALRRYGSLDENLVLAWRLLFHSVYNCTLPQYKNHNRSPLVHRPSLHMQTDIWYEPADFYNAWKLLFEAAPRLVTMETFRYDLVDVTRQALQLLTTEFYKEIRDAFQAQKLPELLTAGGVLVYDLLPELDRLLSSNEHFLLGVWLEQAQSQAMDEHEALLYDMNARNQVTLWGPDGNILDYASKEWGGLVEDYYLQRWGLFVNTLVECLDRGRPFKQDVFNQVVFQVEKGFVYNQRKYPSKPLGDTYDIVRRIFLKYYPYALKRLK, translated from the exons ATGATACATTGTATCCGAAGCGCGTTCTTCGCTCTTTTACTTGTTACAATGTTGCAGATTGTCTGCAGTGACTTTCACACTCTGGCACATCTGAGAGCGAAAGCCAGCGATAAAACTCAGTCCAGAGCTGTGGTGGATCTGCTCAAACGACTGCTGGGAAACAGATCTCGGGATTTTATCGTGTCAGTCAACAGGACTTTGTCAAATGACAGTTTAGATGTGTGCGAGCTGCAATCCGCAAAAAATAATAAGATCTTGGCAGTGGGCAACACGGGGGTGGCAGTGGCCACCGGTATATACAACTATCTGAAATACTTCTGCAACTGTCATGTGTCCTGGTCCGGAGATCAGTTAAACCTCCCCCGACCTCTGCCCCCTCTCACCGGCGTCTTGCGAATCAACACACCGCACAG GTTCAGGTACTATCAGAATGTGTGCACTCAGAGTTACACCACTGTATGGTGGGACTGGCAGAGATGGCAAAGAGAAATCGATTGGATGGCACTGAATGGCATAAACCTGCCTCTGGCATTCACTGGGCAGGAGGCGCTATGGCAAGAG GTGTATTTGTGTCTTGGTCTTAACCAGACTGAGATCGATCGCTTCTTCACAGGTCCAGGTTTTCTAGCTTGGAACCGTATGGGAAACCTCTTTCAGTGGGGTGGACCACTTCCCCAGTCTTGGCATGTTAAACAGCTCTATTTGCAG TTTAAAATCTTGGACAGAATGAGAGCTTTTGGGATGATACCTGTATTGCCCGCTTTCTCGGGAATTGTACCTGAAGGTATTACCAG GTTGTTTCCCAAAGCAAACGTGACTAAGCTGAGCCCTTGGAGCCATTTTAACTGCACATACTCCTGCGCTTATGTGCTGGACCCACGAGACCCGCTCTTCCAGCGAATCGGAGCACTCTTCCTGTCCCAGGTCATCAAGGAGTTTGGAACAGACCACATTTACAACACAGACACTTTCAATGAGATGATCCCTGCCTCCTCTGACCCCACATACTTGGCGTCTATTAGTCGTGCTGTTTTCAGTACTATGACTTCAG TGGATTCTGAAGCAATCTGGCTGATGCAGGGTTGGCTCTTCATCAGTGACCCTTTATTCTGGAGACCGGACCAGGTCAAGGCTTTGTTACACGGTGTCCCCCTGGGGCGAATGATTGTCCTGGATCTCTTCGCTGAATCCATGCCTGTTTACTCTTCCACTAACTCCTTCTACGGCCAGCCTTTTATTTGGTGCATGCTGCAAAATTTTGGGGGGAATAGTGGTCTGTTTGGAACTGTGGATCGTATTAACTCTGGCCCTTTTGACGCCCTCCGATTCCCCAATTCCACCCTGGTCGGGTTGGGTTTGACTCCTGAGGGCATCGAACAAAACCCGGTAGTTTATGAGCTCATGAGTGAGCTGGCCTGGCAAAAAGAACCCGTCAACCTTTTCAAGTGGGTGTCGCTGTATGCCTTGCGTCGCTACGGTAGCCTGGACGAGAACCTGGTGTTGGCGTGGCGACTTCTGTTTCATAGCGTGTACAACTGCACTCTTCCACAATATAAGAACCACAACCGGAGTCCTCTGGTACATCGGCCGTCGCTGCATATGCAAACGGACATTTGGTATGAACCAGCTGACTTCTACAATGCATGGAAGCTGCTTTTTGAGGCCGCGCCAAGACTAGTCACTATGGAAACCTTCCGATATGATCTTGTGGATGTGACGAGACAAGCCCTTCAGCTTCTTACGACAGAATTCTACAAGGAAATAAGAGACGCATTCCAG GCCCAAAAGCTTCCCGAGCTCCTGACCGCTGGTGGTGTTCTTGTCTATGATCTATTACCTGAATTGGACCGTCTCCTATCCAGCAATGAGCACTTCCTGTTGGGGGTGTGGCTTGAGCAGGCACAGTCTCAGGCTATGGACGAACACGAGGCGCTGCTGTATGATATGAACGCTCGAAATCAGGTCACACTTTGGGGGCCCGACGGCAACATCCTGGACTACGCCAGCAAAGAGTGGGGCGGTCTTGTGGAAGACTATTATTTACAGCGTTGGGGTTTGTTTGTTAATACGCTAGTGGAATGTCTGGACAGAGGAAGACCCTTCAAACAGGACGTCTTCAACCAAGTTGTGTTTCAAGTCGAGAAAGGGTTTGTGTACAACCAGAGAAAATATCCATCCAAGCCACTAGGGGACACATATGACATTGTACGACGGATCTTCCTCAAATACTACCCGTATGCCCTGAAAAGGTtaaagtga